From Clostridia bacterium, the proteins below share one genomic window:
- a CDS encoding alkaline phosphatase yields MKIQIKRILALAITAGVLWGCAVGIQATYAKPHHTAENVIMLIPDGSSIASTTLARLYQDGKPLAMDEIAAGLSKTYWSDGPITDSAPGGTALATGHKTYNAYVGVLPKKDGEKPVASVLEAAKLEGKATGLVVTSNIQHATPADFSAHYPDRGRYDILGEQQVYNRLDVVLGAGSQYLEKDKRRDKEDLVRVLKDKGYEYITTPQEMQSSKANKLWGMFDPDRLRRDFDRDPKKEPSLAEMTAKALEVLSKDKDGFFLMVEGSQIDWSAHAKDPVGVISDVLAFDKAVGVALDFAKKDGNTVVVAVSDHGTGGITIGDAGVDGDYYKIPFSRILDTLKKAKLTSEGTVSKFSPDRSNVREVVAEYYGIADLTAEEEKAIKEARDPNVPLVAAMRARCHIGWTTIGHTGEDVPMYVYAPKTVERLTGVVENTDIAKYVAKVMGVDLDKTTERLFVSAKPAYESKGATAELDVTDEQNPVFVVTKGSYVLKLSVNKNIAELNGKIIELPGVTVYNGTDVYVSKDAINLIK; encoded by the coding sequence ATGAAAATACAAATCAAAAGAATACTGGCATTAGCAATTACTGCAGGAGTACTGTGGGGGTGTGCAGTTGGTATTCAGGCTACTTATGCAAAACCGCACCATACTGCAGAAAACGTAATTATGCTGATTCCTGATGGTTCCAGTATAGCTTCCACCACACTTGCAAGATTGTATCAGGATGGAAAGCCTCTGGCGATGGATGAAATAGCAGCGGGCTTATCAAAGACATACTGGTCGGATGGTCCAATTACTGATTCTGCACCGGGGGGGACTGCGCTGGCAACCGGACATAAAACATACAATGCTTATGTTGGGGTTCTCCCTAAAAAGGATGGAGAAAAACCGGTTGCATCTGTGCTGGAAGCAGCAAAGCTTGAAGGTAAAGCTACTGGTCTTGTTGTTACCTCAAATATACAACATGCAACTCCAGCTGATTTTTCTGCTCATTATCCGGATAGGGGCAGGTATGATATCTTAGGAGAACAGCAGGTATATAACAGATTGGATGTAGTGCTGGGCGCGGGTTCTCAATACCTGGAAAAGGATAAGAGAAGAGATAAGGAGGACTTAGTTCGCGTATTGAAGGATAAGGGGTACGAATACATAACAACCCCTCAAGAAATGCAAAGCTCTAAAGCAAATAAACTTTGGGGCATGTTTGACCCGGACAGGCTGCGTCGTGATTTTGACAGAGATCCCAAAAAAGAACCAAGTCTTGCTGAAATGACGGCAAAGGCTCTGGAAGTATTATCCAAAGATAAAGATGGTTTTTTCCTGATGGTTGAAGGAAGCCAGATAGACTGGTCTGCTCATGCAAAAGATCCGGTTGGTGTTATCAGCGATGTTCTGGCATTTGACAAAGCAGTAGGAGTGGCACTGGATTTTGCAAAAAAGGATGGAAATACCGTAGTCGTAGCTGTATCGGACCATGGCACAGGAGGTATTACTATAGGGGATGCCGGTGTGGATGGAGACTACTATAAAATACCATTTTCACGTATCCTTGATACGCTGAAAAAAGCTAAATTAACTTCAGAAGGCACTGTTTCAAAATTTAGTCCGGACAGGTCCAATGTAAGAGAAGTGGTTGCGGAGTATTATGGTATAGCAGACCTTACGGCAGAGGAAGAAAAGGCAATCAAAGAAGCAAGGGATCCTAATGTGCCGCTGGTTGCAGCAATGAGGGCAAGATGTCATATAGGATGGACAACCATAGGCCACACAGGTGAAGATGTACCCATGTATGTATATGCCCCAAAGACTGTAGAACGCCTTACGGGTGTTGTCGAAAATACAGATATTGCAAAATACGTTGCAAAAGTGATGGGGGTAGATCTGGATAAGACAACCGAAAGATTATTTGTATCTGCAAAACCTGCATACGAAAGTAAAGGTGCAACAGCAGAGCTGGATGTCACAGATGAGCAAAATCCTGTTTTTGTAGTGACGAAAGGCTCATATGTGTTAAAACTGTCTGTCAATAAAAACATTGCCGAACTGAATGGCAAAATCATTGAATTACCGGGAGTAACGGTATACAACGGTACAGATGTATATGTATCAAAAGATGCAATAAATCTTATTAAGTAG
- a CDS encoding Ig-like domain-containing protein, translating into MKNKMVRKFLVRILALVFIISLVGQTNMVFAANVSYKVTYANPTATAVTLHWGINGWTGTTDTVMTANGGGNFSVILSIAQGSTLNYCYHVTSPTDYWDNNSGSNWSVVVNASNVDTVAPTISLTAPAAGATVSGTSVPIDAVASDNVGVAKVEFYAGTTKLGVDVTSPPFSMTWDTTNVLNGTYSLTAKAYDAAGNVTTSAARSVTVNNPTSLINYAIRCTKTNVSSINLHWGVNGWTNVVDSPMTNKGSGVFEYIVTVPKGTVVNYCFHILAPSDYWDNNSGSNWSVTVTATNIENVVPTTSITSPTTGSTLSNTVTVSANASDGTGGVTKVEFYVGTIQIGEDTTSPYSVSWNTRTQANGTCSLTSKAYDAAGNIGTSAPVSVTVNNTVDTLAPTVSISAPAAGATVSGTTTISANANDNVAVAKVEFYAGNALVGEDTTSPYSVPWYTNTENNGTFVLTAKAYDTSGNVGTSGTVSVTVNNTVTSSDFRSESIYFLLTTRFYDGDSNNNYYNRDRIKNGDPQWRGDFKGLIEKLDYLKDLGFTAIWITPPVENRSGLDYHGYHAYDWTKIDPRLESTGATYQDLINAAHAKGMKIIQDVVINHSSNYGIRGKVWIDRLPIKYYRKSGMTVTPPYTNHLGDYKSTYREDNDNTVAPDWFRARQITDALGVTPLVDPKTGTTVPLNDYDSNRFFGTDNATLNTTWYHTAGFIAGGDWESPIPLQTKHMAGDCIDLNTENSVVLNYINSAVTKYLDMGVDAIRVDTAKHVERSNLLQYVNAWKAHKPNLFVFGEVLVKGTGWGNIDGSDNGPSDIRPWWYTRLGTDKTNPNSGGDSGFSVLDFSLFSTFRDNLSKGSFGGIGTILSRDWVYGDATKLVTFLQNHDVGPDNDFKYRFKGDQYMAANAYNLLWTIRGIPCLYYGEEIEFQKGLPQDISGNSDTLDMTGRAYYGDNITSANIAATQAKPLYKHIQRLNLIRKTIPALQKANMSNVNEWGNGMSFTRDYNNGQSYVAVGLSIGGDQSITINNVRNGTYKDAVTGNTITVSNGSITFTVKGNSAGIYVLNGPGKIGTDGTYLR; encoded by the coding sequence TTGAAAAACAAAATGGTAAGGAAGTTTTTAGTACGTATTTTGGCACTTGTTTTTATTATCAGCCTGGTTGGACAAACTAATATGGTTTTTGCGGCCAATGTAAGCTATAAAGTTACATATGCCAATCCTACAGCTACTGCTGTTACTCTGCACTGGGGCATCAACGGTTGGACAGGCACAACAGATACAGTTATGACAGCTAACGGTGGTGGGAATTTTTCTGTAATATTAAGTATTGCACAAGGTTCTACCCTTAATTACTGCTATCATGTAACTTCTCCGACAGATTATTGGGATAACAATTCAGGCAGCAACTGGAGCGTTGTGGTGAATGCGAGCAATGTTGATACGGTTGCACCTACCATCAGCTTGACAGCACCTGCTGCCGGAGCAACTGTAAGCGGTACTTCAGTACCGATAGATGCAGTTGCCAGCGATAATGTAGGTGTTGCTAAAGTTGAATTCTATGCCGGTACAACAAAGCTTGGGGTTGATGTAACATCTCCTCCTTTCAGCATGACATGGGATACAACCAATGTTTTGAATGGTACTTACAGCTTGACTGCAAAAGCTTATGATGCTGCAGGCAATGTAACAACTTCAGCTGCAAGAAGTGTCACTGTAAATAATCCGACATCACTGATAAATTATGCAATAAGATGTACTAAAACTAACGTTTCTTCCATCAATCTGCACTGGGGTGTAAATGGCTGGACAAATGTAGTTGACAGCCCTATGACAAACAAAGGCAGCGGAGTATTCGAATATATTGTAACCGTACCAAAAGGAACGGTAGTCAACTACTGCTTCCACATACTTGCGCCTTCCGATTACTGGGACAACAACTCCGGCAGCAACTGGAGTGTGACAGTTACAGCAACCAACATTGAGAACGTAGTCCCTACTACTTCGATTACCTCTCCTACAACAGGCTCCACGCTCTCAAATACTGTAACTGTAAGTGCCAATGCAAGCGATGGCACGGGAGGAGTTACAAAGGTTGAATTCTACGTAGGAACCATTCAGATCGGGGAAGATACTACTTCACCATATAGTGTTTCCTGGAATACAAGAACTCAGGCAAACGGAACATGTAGTCTGACATCAAAAGCTTACGATGCTGCCGGAAATATAGGAACGTCTGCTCCCGTATCTGTTACAGTCAATAACACCGTCGATACTCTTGCTCCTACGGTAAGCATCAGTGCACCTGCTGCAGGCGCTACTGTAAGCGGAACTACAACCATCAGCGCAAATGCAAACGATAATGTAGCGGTCGCAAAAGTAGAATTCTACGCTGGAAATGCACTTGTCGGAGAAGATACAACCTCCCCCTACAGCGTGCCATGGTATACAAATACTGAGAATAACGGGACATTTGTTCTCACTGCAAAGGCCTATGACACCTCCGGCAATGTAGGAACATCAGGTACAGTAAGTGTAACTGTCAACAATACGGTTACAAGCAGTGACTTCAGATCCGAGTCAATTTACTTCTTACTTACAACCAGATTTTATGACGGAGATTCAAACAACAATTATTACAACCGCGACAGGATAAAGAACGGGGATCCCCAATGGCGCGGAGATTTTAAAGGTCTCATAGAAAAGCTTGACTACCTTAAGGATTTAGGCTTTACAGCAATATGGATTACTCCTCCTGTAGAAAACAGAAGTGGACTTGACTACCATGGTTATCACGCTTACGACTGGACAAAGATTGATCCGAGGCTTGAGTCTACAGGGGCAACCTATCAGGATCTTATAAATGCCGCTCACGCAAAAGGAATGAAAATAATCCAGGATGTAGTTATCAACCACTCCAGCAATTATGGTATACGTGGCAAGGTATGGATCGACCGTCTTCCCATTAAGTATTACAGGAAAAGCGGCATGACTGTCACTCCACCTTATACAAATCACTTAGGGGATTACAAGAGTACTTACCGTGAAGATAATGACAATACAGTGGCTCCTGATTGGTTCAGAGCAAGACAGATAACCGATGCATTGGGTGTTACACCGCTGGTAGATCCGAAAACAGGTACTACCGTGCCATTGAACGATTATGATTCAAACAGGTTTTTTGGAACGGATAATGCTACGCTGAATACTACCTGGTACCATACTGCCGGTTTTATTGCCGGTGGAGACTGGGAAAGCCCGATACCGTTACAGACCAAGCATATGGCAGGAGATTGTATTGACCTTAATACGGAAAATTCAGTTGTTCTGAATTATATAAACAGTGCAGTAACAAAATATCTTGATATGGGTGTTGACGCTATAAGAGTAGATACTGCAAAACATGTAGAACGCAGCAACCTTTTACAGTATGTAAATGCATGGAAGGCACACAAGCCTAATCTGTTTGTATTCGGAGAAGTACTGGTAAAAGGAACCGGATGGGGTAATATCGACGGCAGTGATAACGGGCCTTCCGACATCAGGCCTTGGTGGTATACAAGGCTGGGAACTGACAAAACAAATCCTAACTCCGGTGGTGACTCAGGTTTTTCAGTCCTTGACTTCTCATTATTCTCAACCTTCCGTGACAATTTGAGTAAAGGCAGCTTCGGCGGTATAGGAACAATACTTTCCAGAGACTGGGTGTATGGGGATGCCACCAAGCTGGTGACCTTCCTGCAGAACCATGACGTAGGACCGGATAACGATTTCAAATACCGCTTCAAGGGAGATCAGTATATGGCTGCAAATGCTTACAACCTGCTGTGGACCATACGCGGTATCCCATGCCTCTACTACGGTGAAGAAATAGAATTCCAGAAAGGTTTGCCTCAGGATATCAGCGGCAACAGCGATACTCTTGATATGACAGGCAGAGCTTATTACGGAGATAACATAACATCCGCAAACATAGCTGCGACTCAGGCCAAGCCTTTATACAAGCATATACAGAGACTGAACCTCATAAGGAAGACTATACCTGCTCTTCAAAAGGCAAACATGAGCAACGTAAATGAATGGGGCAACGGCATGAGCTTCACAAGGGATTATAACAATGGTCAAAGCTATGTAGCCGTCGGGCTGTCAATTGGAGGAGATCAGAGCATAACCATAAATAATGTCCGTAACGGAACTTATAAGGATGCAGTAACAGGGAATACAATTACTGTATCCAATGGATCAATCACCTTTACTGTAAAAGGTAATTCTGCAGGCATATATGTACTTAACGGCCCGGGTAAAATAGGGACAGACGGTACATACTTAAGATAA
- a CDS encoding diguanylate cyclase, which yields MLNNKKNTILIIDSDHVLTKKLSDRLNSVGFGVLSATNADMAYKLFLVSKPDIILIDIHMKDSSGNDIFLKIKTKAVSDKIPIIILSSDVDVNTKVYSFLSGASDYIVKPFSFAEVLARINTQLKIVSIQRELEQKNRELTESNALLQKLAITDALTGLYNKRYILSKLHTDIAHSIRYKEPISFIIADIDHFKRINDRYGHQVGDLILKDAASIIRKSVREVDIVARYGGEEFLIICPNTERHGAVLVAERVRKGIASHNFFYSGKEIHITISFGVKCSVFNAPTDTEKAMNKLIEEADKALFRAKTNGRNRIEVFEEKKEKKSEQSPPLDAMHKSNRGDDKFLN from the coding sequence ATGTTGAATAACAAGAAAAATACTATACTGATAATAGATTCCGACCATGTATTAACTAAAAAGCTTTCAGACCGTTTAAACAGTGTAGGATTTGGTGTGCTTTCAGCAACAAATGCTGATATGGCATACAAACTTTTTTTAGTCTCAAAGCCGGATATTATACTGATTGATATACATATGAAGGACAGCAGTGGAAATGATATTTTTTTAAAGATCAAAACTAAGGCTGTATCTGATAAAATACCTATAATAATCCTTTCATCCGATGTTGATGTAAATACAAAGGTGTATAGTTTTCTTTCAGGAGCAAGTGATTATATAGTCAAACCGTTTAGTTTTGCGGAAGTATTGGCAAGGATCAATACCCAGCTAAAAATTGTCAGTATCCAAAGAGAACTTGAGCAAAAGAACAGGGAACTTACTGAAAGTAATGCACTTTTGCAGAAGCTTGCAATCACTGATGCATTAACAGGCTTGTATAACAAGAGATACATACTGAGCAAACTGCATACCGATATTGCTCATTCAATCCGATATAAGGAACCTATATCTTTTATCATTGCAGATATTGACCATTTTAAAAGAATAAATGACAGGTACGGTCATCAAGTAGGGGATTTGATCCTAAAAGATGCTGCATCCATTATTAGAAAGTCAGTACGTGAAGTTGATATAGTTGCCCGCTATGGTGGAGAAGAATTTCTGATCATTTGCCCGAATACTGAAAGACATGGTGCGGTATTAGTTGCAGAAAGAGTCAGAAAAGGTATAGCCAGCCACAACTTCTTCTATAGCGGAAAAGAAATACACATTACAATCAGCTTTGGTGTGAAGTGTTCTGTTTTTAATGCTCCCACAGATACAGAAAAAGCTATGAACAAGCTCATCGAAGAAGCCGACAAAGCTTTATTCCGGGCTAAAACAAACGGCCGGAACAGGATTGAAGTTTTTGAGGAAAAAAAGGAGAAAAAGAGTGAGCAAAGTCCCCCATTAGATGCTATGCACAAATCCAACCGGGGAGATGACAAATTCCTGAATTAG
- a CDS encoding RNA-binding transcriptional accessory protein, whose product MADIVSQLIQEFRLKPFQVQNTVRLIDEGNTIPFIARYRKEATGELNDQVLRELHDRLVYLRNLEERREDVRRLIGEQGKLTQEIETALDRAVAVQEIEDIYRPFKPKRRTRATIAKDKGLEPLAEIIYAQDIMKGSIDELVLPYLNHEKDVNTVEDALKGAMDIIAENISDNAEYRKGIREMYFSCGIVISQAKKEEDSVYRMYYDFKEPVSKIARHRILAINRGEKEEFLSVKIDVPQERVVSFLKEKTVKRNRSLTSGYVEQAVEDSYERLIAPSIEREVRNELTELAEEQAMKVFAVNLRNLLLQPPVKGRIVLGLDPAYRTGCKIAVVDDIGKVLETTVIYPTPPQNKTEEAKKTLKQLIAKHNVDLISIGNGTASKESEIFVADLLKEIDREIYYMVVSEAGASVYSASKLGAEEFPDFDVALRSAVSIARRLQDPLAELVKIDPKAIGVGQYQHDMNQKRLGESLGNVVEDCVNSVGVDLNTASPSLLSYVSGINSAIAKNIVEYREENGKFTSRSEIKKVKKLGEKAFEQCAGFLKITDGKNILDNTSVHPESYAAAKMLLQNMGYDLKDVKERKLNNLRKDVENKGIDNVAEEIGVGIPTLQDIINELLKPGRDPRDELPKPILLSDVLHIEDLKPGMIVTGTVRNVADFGAFVDIGVHQDGLVHISELCDRFIKNPMEVVSVGDIVKVKILDVDVQRKRISLSMKGL is encoded by the coding sequence ATGGCAGATATAGTTTCACAATTGATACAGGAATTCAGACTGAAGCCTTTTCAGGTACAGAATACAGTAAGGCTTATAGATGAGGGTAATACCATACCTTTTATAGCCAGATACAGGAAGGAAGCCACAGGTGAGCTGAACGACCAGGTTTTGAGAGAACTGCATGACAGGTTGGTTTATCTGAGAAATCTTGAGGAAAGAAGAGAGGATGTAAGGAGGCTCATAGGAGAACAGGGCAAGCTGACTCAGGAAATAGAAACTGCGCTGGATAGAGCTGTCGCTGTTCAGGAAATTGAAGATATCTACAGGCCTTTCAAACCAAAACGGAGAACCAGGGCGACGATTGCGAAGGACAAGGGACTTGAACCTCTGGCAGAGATAATCTATGCACAGGACATAATGAAGGGAAGCATTGATGAATTGGTACTGCCGTACCTAAATCACGAGAAAGATGTAAACACGGTAGAGGATGCTCTGAAAGGGGCTATGGATATTATTGCAGAGAATATATCCGATAATGCGGAATATCGAAAAGGTATAAGGGAAATGTATTTCAGCTGCGGTATAGTAATTTCACAGGCTAAAAAAGAGGAAGATTCAGTATATAGGATGTATTATGACTTTAAGGAACCCGTCTCTAAAATTGCAAGACATAGGATTCTCGCAATAAACAGAGGTGAAAAGGAAGAGTTTTTAAGTGTAAAAATCGATGTTCCTCAAGAAAGGGTTGTAAGCTTCTTAAAGGAGAAAACCGTAAAAAGAAACCGATCTCTTACATCCGGCTATGTTGAGCAGGCAGTAGAGGATTCTTATGAACGGTTGATTGCACCTTCCATAGAGAGGGAGGTAAGAAATGAACTGACAGAGCTGGCAGAAGAACAGGCAATGAAAGTATTTGCGGTTAATTTACGAAATCTGCTGCTTCAGCCTCCTGTTAAAGGAAGGATAGTTTTGGGACTTGATCCGGCTTATAGGACGGGATGCAAAATTGCAGTTGTCGATGACATAGGAAAGGTTCTTGAAACTACTGTGATCTATCCTACGCCGCCTCAGAACAAAACAGAAGAGGCAAAGAAGACACTAAAACAGCTTATTGCAAAGCACAATGTTGACTTGATATCCATAGGTAACGGTACAGCATCCAAAGAATCAGAAATATTCGTTGCTGATTTGCTAAAGGAAATAGACAGGGAAATATATTATATGGTAGTCAGTGAAGCCGGTGCATCTGTTTATTCTGCCTCCAAATTAGGTGCGGAAGAATTCCCGGATTTTGATGTGGCTTTGAGAAGTGCAGTTTCTATTGCAAGAAGACTGCAGGATCCTTTGGCTGAGCTGGTAAAAATTGATCCCAAAGCGATTGGTGTGGGACAATATCAGCATGATATGAATCAAAAAAGACTTGGAGAATCTCTGGGAAATGTTGTTGAGGATTGTGTAAACAGTGTAGGTGTTGATTTGAATACCGCATCACCGTCTTTACTTTCGTATGTATCAGGGATAAACTCCGCTATTGCAAAAAATATAGTAGAATACAGGGAAGAAAACGGCAAGTTTACTTCAAGAAGTGAGATTAAGAAGGTCAAGAAACTTGGGGAAAAGGCATTTGAGCAGTGTGCAGGCTTCCTGAAGATAACTGATGGTAAGAATATACTTGATAATACCTCTGTTCATCCTGAGTCTTATGCAGCCGCAAAAATGCTTCTTCAAAACATGGGATACGATTTGAAGGATGTAAAGGAAAGAAAGCTTAACAATCTTAGGAAGGACGTGGAAAACAAGGGTATTGACAATGTCGCTGAAGAAATCGGGGTAGGTATACCGACCCTTCAGGATATAATAAATGAACTTCTTAAGCCGGGACGTGACCCGAGGGATGAGCTCCCAAAGCCGATACTGCTTTCGGATGTGTTACATATAGAGGATTTGAAGCCGGGAATGATAGTGACCGGTACGGTGAGAAATGTTGCCGATTTTGGGGCGTTTGTGGATATTGGAGTACATCAGGACGGCCTGGTTCATATATCAGAGTTGTGCGACAGGTTTATAAAAAACCCAATGGAGGTAGTATCTGTAGGGGATATAGTAAAAGTGAAAATCCTTGATGTGGATGTGCAAAGAAAGAGAATATCATTGAGTATGAAAGGATTGTAG
- a CDS encoding histidine kinase, whose protein sequence is MGRVVDLRSILLIIGALLSLSIIIYILLKGKKNSLLYSFISYQTLIFMLGVCGLAERFKVKPESLAYRIFENIPLCFLGTSFLVFCLFYTNSKINDNYWVLLLVFTPPAICYFISVTNDFHHLFYYRNLDGSSARGVFYWFNTTQLYSNITTGIVIFIWHCIKHKKSSLILLLSSAIILMINVLCIILSFINENVSSIFTIISTIICASVTSVFFSITVLKYRFLSEVTALKRIIDSVGEPIFFADNSNKIIYYNNSLVNIFFRGRMNKDGNSIGSIVEQLRSGAEYSKEANEIIKAIENGTMRSVKGELNLKYSMDKIFTVEIYPILCSPDEALGRVVSFKDVSVYKKLVNDLSDKNEEIVDMNEELTAMNEELTAMNEELIAANDQLKNYASTVEELTIAKERNRFARDAHDTVGHNMSKIITLLEVCNIICESDPVKTRQKLGEAVRFSRECLHEIRRSISGMVPQELEFNSLTHVLKKLFADFSTSGINIDFTVDGMYARSSLLHHDIVYRVCQEALTNSLRHGKAKNITVVLRFEEEKLKLYIFDDGFGCKYLNKGLGLSGMEQRVKSAKGIIEYGSDGEKGFNIYVELPVGG, encoded by the coding sequence ATGGGAAGAGTAGTTGATTTGCGTTCTATACTCCTTATTATTGGTGCATTGTTGTCATTATCAATAATAATCTACATATTGTTAAAGGGTAAAAAGAACTCCCTATTATACAGCTTTATTTCCTACCAGACTTTGATTTTCATGCTTGGGGTATGCGGATTGGCAGAAAGGTTTAAGGTTAAACCGGAAAGCTTAGCATACCGTATATTTGAAAATATTCCTTTGTGCTTCTTAGGTACAAGTTTTCTGGTTTTCTGCCTGTTTTACACAAACAGCAAAATAAATGATAATTATTGGGTATTGCTGCTAGTATTTACACCGCCGGCAATATGCTACTTTATATCAGTCACGAATGATTTTCATCATTTGTTCTATTATAGAAATCTGGATGGGAGTTCAGCCAGAGGCGTGTTTTACTGGTTTAACACCACTCAGTTATATTCCAACATAACTACAGGGATAGTTATATTCATTTGGCATTGCATAAAACATAAAAAATCTTCCTTAATACTGTTGCTTTCCTCGGCAATTATACTTATGATTAATGTTCTTTGCATAATATTAAGTTTTATTAATGAAAATGTCTCAAGTATTTTTACTATAATATCCACTATAATATGTGCATCAGTGACATCGGTTTTTTTTAGCATTACTGTTCTAAAATACAGGTTTCTGAGTGAAGTAACAGCGTTAAAGCGCATAATTGACAGTGTGGGAGAGCCTATTTTTTTTGCAGATAACAGTAATAAGATAATTTATTATAACAATTCACTCGTCAATATTTTTTTTAGAGGCAGGATGAACAAAGATGGGAATAGCATAGGCAGTATCGTTGAGCAGTTGCGGTCCGGGGCTGAGTACTCAAAAGAAGCAAATGAAATCATTAAGGCTATTGAAAATGGAACTATGAGAAGTGTCAAGGGTGAATTGAATTTAAAATACAGCATGGATAAGATATTTACTGTAGAGATTTATCCCATATTATGCAGTCCTGATGAAGCCCTTGGAAGGGTAGTATCATTTAAAGATGTATCGGTATATAAGAAGTTAGTTAATGATTTATCTGATAAAAACGAAGAGATTGTGGACATGAATGAAGAACTGACAGCCATGAATGAAGAACTGACAGCTATGAATGAAGAGTTGATTGCGGCAAATGATCAGTTGAAAAACTATGCGTCTACAGTTGAGGAATTAACTATTGCAAAGGAACGCAACAGATTTGCAAGGGATGCGCATGATACTGTCGGGCATAATATGTCCAAGATTATTACACTATTGGAAGTATGCAATATTATCTGTGAAAGCGACCCTGTAAAGACCAGGCAAAAACTTGGTGAAGCAGTGAGATTTTCAAGGGAATGCCTGCACGAGATCAGGCGGTCTATTTCCGGCATGGTTCCCCAGGAACTTGAGTTCAACAGCCTTACCCATGTACTGAAAAAACTATTTGCAGATTTTTCTACCTCAGGGATAAATATAGATTTTACTGTGGATGGTATGTATGCCCGCAGCAGTCTCTTACACCATGATATAGTATACAGAGTTTGTCAGGAAGCACTGACAAATTCTCTACGCCATGGTAAAGCGAAAAACATCACGGTAGTTCTGAGATTCGAGGAAGAAAAGCTGAAGCTATATATTTTTGATGATGGTTTCGGATGTAAATACCTAAACAAGGGGTTGGGGCTGTCGGGTATGGAACAGAGGGTTAAAAGTGCAAAGGGTATCATAGAATACGGGTCTGATGGTGAAAAGGGTTTTAACATATACGTGGAATTACCTGTGGGAGGTTAA
- a CDS encoding response regulator transcription factor: MINVVIADDQEVIREGIKLIIEQDPDIRVVGCAADGREAFELCNRLNPDLVLMDIIMPGCDGVEGTRLIKSGYSSIKVVILTTFSDMDKISKALKNGADGYVLKDITPGDLKQLIKSTVNGLNVMHQNVFNALIRQFSDNDGEENVSTENKENVLTDREKDVVRLIIFGKNNREIASNIHLSEGRIKNIITGILYKLQLKDRTQLAVYAIKNKLL; the protein is encoded by the coding sequence ATGATTAATGTGGTAATAGCAGATGATCAGGAAGTTATCAGAGAAGGTATAAAGTTGATTATTGAGCAGGACCCCGATATAAGGGTGGTAGGATGCGCTGCAGACGGAAGAGAGGCTTTCGAACTGTGTAACAGGCTGAATCCCGATCTGGTGCTGATGGATATAATAATGCCCGGCTGCGATGGGGTTGAGGGGACAAGGTTGATCAAATCAGGGTATAGTTCAATAAAGGTTGTGATATTAACAACTTTCAGTGATATGGATAAAATTTCAAAAGCATTAAAAAACGGTGCTGACGGCTATGTGCTGAAAGATATTACCCCTGGTGATCTGAAACAATTGATTAAATCGACAGTTAACGGTTTAAATGTTATGCACCAAAATGTTTTTAATGCATTAATAAGACAGTTCAGCGATAATGACGGGGAGGAAAACGTTAGTACCGAAAACAAGGAAAATGTATTGACAGACAGGGAAAAGGATGTGGTGCGTTTGATTATATTCGGGAAAAACAACAGGGAAATAGCTTCAAACATTCATCTCAGTGAAGGAAGGATAAAAAACATAATTACAGGAATACTGTATAAGCTTCAACTGAAGGACAGGACGCAGTTGGCCGTATATGCCATAAAAAACAAATTGCTCTAA